In the Malaya genurostris strain Urasoe2022 chromosome 1, Malgen_1.1, whole genome shotgun sequence genome, one interval contains:
- the LOC131426037 gene encoding uncharacterized protein LOC131426037 codes for MRLTRFFYTSLLIGILQFTLADDTVEVVKAISPGDEVEKRENDQDQVALESVDQDHQGSSSVHSFPQHIPLSIGHGPGPQPHGPGPAGPHGSHHGGHGPSRGAPHGLGQPFGPPLPPLPAAHAYHGPPPPPPPPKLQSTDLSPDKLYGAPPLVGNDLWSSPLQDMPKIVSLDVKCEKQGMKVFVQFDKPFFGIIFSKGHYSNINCVHLPAGLGKTSASFDIGIHECGTAGNTDNALYNGYSGTESGAGSYFENIIVLQYDPQVQEVWDQARKLRCTWHDQYEKSVTFRPFPVDMLDVIRADFAGDNVGCWMQIQVGKGPWASEVSGLVKIGQTMTMVLAIKDDDSKFDMLVRNCMAHDGKRAPIQLVDQRGCVTRPKLMSRFTKIKNFGASASVLSYAHFQAFKFPDSMEVHFQCTIQICRYQCPEQCTDPGNLDVHHLSGGPEHQQYGPPPPPPASLDAHVYANRKRDDRRIRRTRDTGEAEDNEDVGMKRIIRVVAPGDLTFPIGSQNSTNDSTMIFPAREEGLICMTTPGFTVTIVVLLSILIASCLTSAFLCIRLKPFSLSSRKLRAVAFTNPHLSPSTASIVSSGPSSMVSGTLKSTKSTKSRNFYS; via the exons TTCACGCTAGCCGACGACACGGTGGAAGTGGTCAAAGCCATCAGCCCCGGTGACGAGGTCGAGAAGCGCGAGAATGATCAGGACCAGGTGGCTCTGGAGTCGGTCGATCAGGACCACCAGGGTTCGTCGTCGGTGCATTCTTTTCCCCAGCACATACCGCTCTCGATAGGGCACGGACCGGGGCCGCAGCCACACGGTCCGGGACCGGCAGGACCGCACGGATCACACCACGGAGGACACGGACCGAGCAGAG GTGCCCCACATGGACTGGGTCAACCCTTCGGTCCTCCCCTACCACCATTACCGGCGGCTCACGCCTACCACGGTCCACCACCGCCTCCACCGCCACCGAAACTGCAATCGACCGACCTGAGCCCGGATAAGCTGTACGGTGCTCCGCCGCTCGTTGGGAACGACCTGTGGTCATCGCCGCTGCAGGATATGCCCAAGATCGTTTCGCtggatgtgaaatgtgaaaagcAGGGCATGAAGGTGTTTGTTCAATTCGACAAACCATTCTTCGGGATCATCTTCTCCAAGGGCCACTACAGCAACATCAACTGTGTACACTTGCCGGCTGGATTGGGCAAGACGTCGGCTTCGTTCGACATCGGAATTCACGAGTGTGGAACCGCCGGCAACACCGACAACGCACTCTACAATGGATACTCGGGAACAGAGTCCGGTGCTGGGTCgtactttgaaaatattatagTGCTTCAGTACGATCCCCAGGTTCAGGAAGTTTGGGATCAAGCCAGAAAGTTGAGGTGCACGTGGCATGATCAGTACGAAAAGAGTGTCACGTTCCGTCCATTCCCGGTAGATATGCTAGATGTAATTCGGGCAGACTTCGCCGGTGATAACGTGGGCTGTTGGATGCAGATCCAAGTCGGCAAGGGACCGTGGGCTTCGGAGGTTTCTGGATTGGTGAAGATCGGTCAAACAATGACCATGGTGCTAGCAATAAAAGACGACGATAGCAAGTTTGACATGTTAGTCCGGAACTGTATGGCCCACGATGGAAAACGTGCTCCTATTCAGCTGGTAGATCAGCGGGGTTGCGTAACTCGCCCGAAATTGATGTCCCGATTTACCAAAATAAAGAACTTTGGAGCGAGTGCTTCGGTATTATCCTACGCTCACTTCCAGGCATTCAAGTTCCCAGACTCGATGGAAGTGCACTTCCAGTGTACAATTCAAATCTGTCGCTACCAGTGTCCGGAACAGTGCACCGATCCCGGAAACTTGGATGTTCATCATCTGTCAGGAGGACCAGAACATCAACAGTACGGGCCACCACCGCCACCACCAGCATCTTTGGATGCTCATGTGTACGCAAACCGCAAACGAGATGACCGACGAATCCGTCGAACTCGTGATACGGGCGAAGCGGAAGACAACGAAGACGTTGGCATGAAACGCATAATTCGAGTTGTAGCCCCCGGTGATCTGACTTTCCCGATCGGTAGTCAGAACAGCACCAACGATTCCACCATGATCTTCCCGGCTCGCGAAGAAGGCCTAATCTGTATGACTACGCCCGGTTTCACGGTTACGATCGTGGTGCTTCTATCGATTCTAATTGCTTCCTGTTTGACTTCAGCTTTCCTCTGCATACGGCTGAAACCGTTTTCATTGTCCTCCAGGAAACTGCGAGCGGTTGCCTTCACCAATCCGCACCTCAGCCCTTCGACGGCTTCGATCGTGTCCAGTGGGCCCAGTTCGATGGTTAGTGGTACACTGAAATCCACCAAGTCCACAAAGTCAAGGAATTTCTACTCGTAA